From Abiotrophia defectiva ATCC 49176:
TGTCCAGGTATTCAATGGTCAGTTCGCTGTCATCCAGCATGGCGCCAGCCGTTTCTAGCTCGACATTAATAATGTTCATGAGGAAGATGGTCTTATAGCGGGCCTTCTTGCCCGTAGTGCCTTGGCGGTCGACAAAGAGAATGCGGATATTGGTGAAGATGACCAGGTCCCGAATGAGGGCATAGCCCGCCTGGATTTCTTCCTTTTCAATCAATAGGTGGCCGTAGTCCTTGGCCAAGCTGTCTTTGGAGACCTCACTCATATTGCCGGATAGGCCTTGGAATAAATTGCCTAATACCATACTAATCCCTCCTTATGGATTCTTAGCTCTAGTATAGCAGACCCATGCCTTCCCTGCCCAAGAAAAGGCCCTAACTTTCAACTGGCCTCAATCTGTAGTACAATAGAAGCACGAAAATCAAGCAGGAAATATGACTGCGCGACGGAGGGGGCGACAGACATGTTAGCATATGAAATATTGGGCCTAGAGGGTCCCACAGAGGATGAGGCGGTCCTAGAGGCAGCCTATCGCCAACGCTATGAGGAGTGGCAGGGGGATGCCCAGGCCCTGGCCCAACTTGAGGCGGCCTATCAATGGGCCCTCAGCCAGCGGGGCGCTAGCCAAGACATCGCCAGCTTGTTTAATGACCTAGATGACCACTCTGAGAAAGAGGGGACAGACTGGACCGACTTTGACCTGGAAGCCTGGATGGCGTCAGGCCTGTCGGGCCAATTCAGCCAGCAGGTGGCTCATAATCGACTGGCCCAGAACCTGGCCGGGGTCAAAGCCCAATTCAATGACTGGTCAACCTGGCAGCAACTCCTAGTCGACCAAGCCAATAAGGACTGGCAGGTGCCCCAGGAAGACTTCCTGCTGGCCCTACAAGCGCTGCCCCTAGAATCATTAGAAAATAAACGGGTGCTCTATACCTTACTGGGCTATGTTCCCAGCCTCAAGGGCGAGCCTGAACTGACCCAAGCCCTTGGCCAGCGGGTCAATCAGCGCTGGCAGGAACTGGTGGGCAAGCCTTGGTACCCAACTAATCGTCGCATGCTCCTAGCGGGTCTGATTACGACCTTTGGTAGTCTGGCTTGCTTTGGTTTGCAGCTCTTAATCTGGTTAGGGATCATGATTTGGCCCCAAGCCTATGCCGTCTGGCTGCCCTTGGTGGCCAGCAATTCCTTAGTCTGCTACTGCTTGGAACTAGAGTATAGTACGGTCAACAACTGGGGCCATTTTCCTCATTACTTGGATGGCAGGGGCTACCGCTATCTGGCCCTGTCCAGTCTGCCCCTGGCCGGTTTCTATCTGGTCACCCTGATTTTAGGTGGCTTGGCGGTCTGGCAAGAGACCTGGCTGCCGGCCTTTGGCTGGACCTTTGGTCTACTGATGGTCTTAGTGGCGGTCCTGCTCTTGGCCCAGCGGGGCTTAGGTATGGGGGCCTTTCACTTCAAGAATCAGGTCTATGATGCGGGCCAACCCATCCTCTATCTGATTTTGGCCGCCCTGGTCCTAGTGACCTTGGTTGCCTGGTTCTTGCGCATGAGCCAGCCTAATTTTTCTATCTTCTTATTAAGTGGCTTCTATTTATATGTCAACGCCAAACTAG
This genomic window contains:
- a CDS encoding PH domain-containing protein; the protein is MVLGNLFQGLSGNMSEVSKDSLAKDYGHLLIEKEEIQAGYALIRDLVIFTNIRILFVDRQGTTGKKARYKTIFLMNIINVELETAGAMLDDSELTIEYLDNIRLKAHSESRQTLTLEFPKRYDMGPLYTMLMKLAYENRLRANN